The DNA window GAAAACATCCATGTAACAAAGACCAAGAAGTTTACCATCGTCTTGAATAACTTTATCTATCAACTCATTAACGGCTTCAGGATCGATGTTGGATTTGGGCATTGCAAGACCCCCTAAAATTGCAACAACAGCGCTCGATGGATCTGCGGTTTCACCAAACTGCATTCCCTGTGGAGTCATCTCTATTTTTCGAGCTGTTTCAATATTAGTTCCAGTGATAAAAACAGCTTCTTTATTGCGAATAACATATGCAAATAGTTCTGCAAATGGACTGCACACTCCGGGCATTCCAATAAAAGTGACCTTGTCAGCATCTTTAACTTCCTCCCTGAATGCAAGGAGGTTTTCTGTTATTCCTGTAAATTCCCTTTCTAGTTTCATAATTTCTCATCTCTAAAACCATGGAATTTATGACAGAACCTGTTAAAAATTAAAAATAAAGTATCAAATTTGGGATCGCTATCCAAATTTGTAATACTAATTTAGTAGTTAGGACCCTTCAAAAAGATATATATTACATAAGCTATGATTAATACTATTATTATTGGTACTAACCATATGAAAATGTAGAACAATATCAAAGCTAAGAATAGGGCCACAACAATATAAATGAGATCCTGTAATTCCATGCATATAGTATTGTCAAAAATGCATAAATATATTCCCATATTTTAAGTATCTTTATCCAATAGAATTAAGATGATATACTAATTATCTATTTGCCAAATTATGAATAAATAAGTTAGAGGAGTTTAAATGAAAATAGCTGTTATAAACAATCATGGACAGTACAATCACAGAATTTACAGGAGTTTACATTATTTAAAAATACCTGCTGAACTCGTTCCAAATACAACCCCCGTGGAAGAACTTAGGGAAAAAAATCCGTTGGGATTAATTCTAGGGGGCGGTCCATCAATAGAGCGTGCTGGGTACTCTTTAGATTACGTGAAGGAATTTGACTGTCCAATACTAGGCATCTGTCTAGGTCATCAAATAATTGCCAAGGCCTACAACGGTGAAATTGGTGCTGCAGGTATTGAAAGCTACGCCAAGATCAAGATCAATATTTTAGATGAAGATGATATTTTAAAGGGTCTTGGAACAGGATTGGATGTTTGGGCATCCCATAAAGATGAAGTTTGTAAAGCACCTGAAAATTTTGATGTCATTGCCACATCATCAATTTGTGGAGTGGAAGCAATGAAACACCCCACCAAACCTGTATACGGTATCCAATTCCATCCCGAAGTGCACCACACCGAAAATGGTGGTGTAATATTTGAAAATTTCTATGAAGTTTGCAAAAAATATCATGGAATTGAATAAAAACCCTAATCCTATTCCTTTTTTCAATTAATTCAATTTATTTTATAAATTACTAAGTTGTAGGAAGTTAAATTGGCTACTTGAGTGTAACTACCCATGTAACTGTTTTGATTTGAATTTCCCCAGACAAAATAATAATTAATTCCCAATAAATTCAGATCATTTTGCAGATTTTTAGAGCTGATATTTCTTTGTGATTGCCCATACAAATCCGTGCCCATATAATACTGGAGATAATTCATTTCTGTGAGTTTATCATTGGTTGCCACGTTACCATGCACCCCGTATCCATTCAATGTGTTGGCCAAGGCATAGCTATCCTTTCCTGTGTTTAAATTTCCAATAAGATAATTGACTGGCATTAGGGTCATGAGGCAAATAAATCCAACAACACATACTAACTTTAAAAGATAATTCCATTTCAAAGAATTAAATAAATCCAAATTAAACAGTTTATTTAACAAATATCCCCCCATAAGTATCAGTAACAGATAAATAAGCCATATATATCTTTCTTCAACAACAACAATTATGTAACCTGCAGTCAGTATGAACATTGTTATCAGAGGATATACAAGATCAATCTTCGATACATTCCGAGGTGGAACAATTAAAAGTAGGATATAAATTATTATTATGAGAAACGATAATATTGAGAAGTAATTAAGAATTGTACCTGTTTTTTGAGCCCCTTTCCATATTAAGTTCAGTTGATGTTGGAAATTGGCCCATGATGAGAAAGGTGACCATTCCTTGGGAAGGTAGTTGGTGTTGACCTGATCTGGGTTGTGAAGACCTTCTGAATATTCTGCAAATCCCATGGAGTTTGGGCCAACCAAAGCGTAATTAAAATCTCCAGAAGATCCATATGTAATTTTTCCATCTTTATAACTTATGAAACATATCCATACGCTGCTTATTAATAAAAAAACTAGCAATCCTGCTGCTAAATTTTTTATAACAGCTGTTTTATCCATTTCTGTTAGGTAGTGAATTAAGTTGAAGATCAAAAAACTGGCTATGAAAAATGTGAATCCGTAACTCTTGGTAAAGTATGCCAGGGCCCCTAAAAATCCGCAGAAAATCCCATTTAATACTGTTTTAGAGTAATTTGGATCGTACACTGCTGCAAGATAGTAGGTTAAGACACACACCATTAAAAGATCAGGTGTTATGAAGCTCATTACGAAGTAGGTGATAACCGGCACTGTGGTCAGTATAATCAATGTCCTAAGCCATTCTTCCATTTCAAATCTGTAGGACAATCTTCTTATTCCAAATAGCGTTACAAGTCCAATTACTATGGACGTCAATTTTGCAGAGTAAAGACCCATTAAAGGGCTTTTTAGGAAGTAAAGAAATGGCAACATTAACCATGATATCAGTGGCCCCCAATAATCGCTTATGGATTCATAAAAGTGTCCCTCCAAAATCTGCCGGGAAATATTGATATAAACTATTCCATCGTTGTTTATCTGATACATGTAATATTTGAAGAGAAAACTAACTGTTACTATGTAAAATAACAAAATCAAACTGAAATAAATATCATATTTAGTTTTAAATAATTTTTTTAGCCCTAAATTTTTCAATATTTTATTCCCCTCTGAATTTGTTCCACAAAATCAATTTTATTAGTTTATAAATTTTTGATTAATATTTTCCATTTATTTTTAAATCTTATCTTATTCACCGAAATATTGTGTAACGCCTTGCAAAGAAATTCCAGAAGAGTACCAGCACAGCGGAAATGATCTTGGAATAAATGTAGAATAAATGCATATTTGAAGTGAAAAACCAGATTATAACTTCATTTAGTCCCAAACCAACTATTCCAACCATCGTGAAAATGCCAACTTCATGAAATCTGTTGTCTAGTGTGTGTTTGTTAAAGACCCATCTTACACTCAGCAAGTAATTTACAATAAGACCCAATGTGAAGGCTATTGCAGCAGACAGAAGATAAAATATTCCAAAATATTCTGTTAAAATGTATAGAGAACCGAAATCAACTAAAAATGCAGTTCCACCCACGAAAATGTATCTGAAAAATTGGATGGATATTTTATTTGTACTCTGTTTTAACCAAGTTTGAATCATATTTTTGGGTGTTATTTTCATTTTAAACCATTCACTGCGATATTTTTTATTATTCTCAAATTGGAGGTTGTCCAATTTTTTTATATGATAAAATTTTATAATTTTATTATTAGATTGTATTTATAACCCTTTTTTGTTGGTAATATTTGACCAATAAATTTAGATTTATTAAATTAAGTACATCCAAATCTGAAATCTAGCTATTTACATTGACAAGTTTGATTCCTAAAATTTTGTTTACCATGAGTATGGTATAAATTTAATAAGTGCCAAACAAATTAATATCATTATCAGTTTAATAAAGTTTTTAATTTAAAATATCACACTTAGGTGAAAAAAATGTTGAATCCATCTGATTTTATAGAAGAATCTATTAAAGATATAAAAAAAACCATAGGCGATGGAAAGGCCATAATTGCCCTTTCCGGAGGAGTTGACAGTTCTGTAGCATCTGTATTAACTTCAACCGCAATTGGTGAGAATCTTGTTGCCGTATTTGTTGATCATGGGCTTTTAAGAGAAGGAGAGTCTGATTACGTTAACAACACTTTTAAGGACAGATTAAATTTAAGGACTGTTGATGCATCT is part of the Methanobacterium lacus genome and encodes:
- a CDS encoding DUF2124 family protein, with the translated sequence MKLEREFTGITENLLAFREEVKDADKVTFIGMPGVCSPFAELFAYVIRNKEAVFITGTNIETARKIEMTPQGMQFGETADPSSAVVAILGGLAMPKSNIDPEAVNELIDKVIQDDGKLLGLCYMDVFREAGWHELLDFDCIINATLNGFVLKK
- a CDS encoding GMP synthase subunit A; translated protein: MKIAVINNHGQYNHRIYRSLHYLKIPAELVPNTTPVEELREKNPLGLILGGGPSIERAGYSLDYVKEFDCPILGICLGHQIIAKAYNGEIGAAGIESYAKIKINILDEDDILKGLGTGLDVWASHKDEVCKAPENFDVIATSSICGVEAMKHPTKPVYGIQFHPEVHHTENGGVIFENFYEVCKKYHGIE
- a CDS encoding glycosyltransferase family 39 protein, encoding MYQINNDGIVYINISRQILEGHFYESISDYWGPLISWLMLPFLYFLKSPLMGLYSAKLTSIVIGLVTLFGIRRLSYRFEMEEWLRTLIILTTVPVITYFVMSFITPDLLMVCVLTYYLAAVYDPNYSKTVLNGIFCGFLGALAYFTKSYGFTFFIASFLIFNLIHYLTEMDKTAVIKNLAAGLLVFLLISSVWICFISYKDGKITYGSSGDFNYALVGPNSMGFAEYSEGLHNPDQVNTNYLPKEWSPFSSWANFQHQLNLIWKGAQKTGTILNYFSILSFLIIIIYILLLIVPPRNVSKIDLVYPLITMFILTAGYIIVVVEERYIWLIYLLLILMGGYLLNKLFNLDLFNSLKWNYLLKLVCVVGFICLMTLMPVNYLIGNLNTGKDSYALANTLNGYGVHGNVATNDKLTEMNYLQYYMGTDLYGQSQRNISSKNLQNDLNLLGINYYFVWGNSNQNSYMGSYTQVANLTSYNLVIYKIN
- a CDS encoding GtrA family protein; translation: MKITPKNMIQTWLKQSTNKISIQFFRYIFVGGTAFLVDFGSLYILTEYFGIFYLLSAAIAFTLGLIVNYLLSVRWVFNKHTLDNRFHEVGIFTMVGIVGLGLNEVIIWFFTSNMHLFYIYSKIISAVLVLFWNFFARRYTIFR